In one Alphaproteobacteria bacterium genomic region, the following are encoded:
- a CDS encoding DUF423 domain-containing protein, protein MAQLFMFLAGLAGAAGVAFSAMAAHALQDTLAPKEIEWIETGGTYLLLHAPALALCALIGLRNSGRLVTAAGVLFSIGLICFSGGLLVLALTGFRPVIAIVPVGGSLLAIAWIVFGAIGLNWFRTNRKSQENPSESGANRSIDSTGQV, encoded by the coding sequence ATGGCGCAACTTTTCATGTTTCTGGCAGGGCTCGCGGGCGCCGCAGGCGTCGCATTTTCCGCCATGGCCGCCCATGCGCTTCAGGACACCCTGGCGCCCAAGGAAATCGAATGGATCGAAACCGGCGGAACCTACCTGCTTCTTCATGCCCCTGCCCTGGCACTTTGCGCGCTAATCGGCCTGCGCAACTCCGGCAGGCTGGTGACTGCGGCGGGGGTCCTGTTCAGCATCGGCCTGATCTGTTTCAGCGGCGGCCTTCTGGTCCTCGCCTTGACGGGCTTCCGGCCAGTCATCGCGATTGTCCCCGTCGGCGGCAGCCTTCTGGCTATTGCATGGATCGTGTTCGGCGCCATCGGCCTGAACTGGTTTCGAACCAACCGGAAATCGCAAGAAAATCCTTCCGAATCGGGTGCGAATCGGTCTATCGACTCCACCGGGCAGGTTTAA
- a CDS encoding ABC transporter permease: MTVGIRRSTRIRNRFLANKMAMASGAALVFLIAVALLAPWILDLLGLDPHATNLFARNQPAGPGHPLGTDEAGRDILARLILGSRASLSVGLTTAVTAAVIGTMIGLAAGYFGGWADRLLMRCTDGVISLPLLPLLIVLSAVDLKKLGLGWVDGGSGLALIVLIISLVAWPTVARLVRAETMSLKSREFVVAARAQGAPPLYVIRRHILPNTLSPIIVATTLSVGKIILLESVLSFLGLGIQPPTPSWGNMLTNAQDYLFATPELALWPGLAILTAVIAFNFLGDGLQDAFDPRRDRM; encoded by the coding sequence GTGACGGTCGGCATTCGGCGCAGTACGCGCATCCGGAACCGCTTCCTGGCCAACAAGATGGCCATGGCATCCGGTGCGGCTCTGGTGTTTCTGATCGCGGTTGCCCTGCTGGCCCCCTGGATCCTCGATTTGCTGGGTCTGGACCCGCACGCAACGAACCTCTTCGCCCGCAATCAGCCCGCCGGACCGGGCCATCCACTGGGCACGGACGAGGCCGGGCGCGATATCCTTGCCCGTCTCATTCTGGGAAGCCGCGCTTCGTTGAGCGTCGGGCTGACCACCGCTGTAACGGCCGCCGTGATTGGCACCATGATCGGTCTTGCTGCCGGCTATTTCGGTGGATGGGCGGACCGTCTGCTGATGCGCTGTACAGACGGTGTCATCAGTCTGCCGCTGCTGCCGCTGCTGATCGTCCTGTCGGCGGTCGATCTGAAGAAGCTTGGGCTCGGATGGGTCGACGGCGGCTCCGGGCTGGCACTCATCGTTTTGATCATCTCCCTTGTGGCCTGGCCCACCGTCGCGCGCCTCGTCCGCGCCGAGACGATGAGCCTGAAATCACGCGAATTCGTGGTGGCGGCCAGGGCCCAGGGCGCCCCGCCGCTCTATGTCATCCGGCGCCATATTCTGCCGAACACGCTGTCACCGATCATCGTCGCAACGACACTGTCCGTCGGAAAGATCATCCTGCTGGAAAGCGTGCTGAGTTTCCTCGGCCTGGGCATTCAGCCGCCGACCCCGAGTTGGGGCAATATGCTGACCAATGCGCAGGACTATCTGTTCGCGACCCCCGAATTGGCGCTCTGGCCAGGACTGGCCATCCTGACGGCGGTGATCGCCTTCAATTTCCTGGGGGACGGTCTGCAGGATGCCTTCGACCCGCGACGGGACAGGATGTAA
- a CDS encoding ABC transporter permease, translating into MLNYAARRLAESLLVLLVVSFVSYVLIGLMPGDPVDLMFADDPEITAEDIARLKALYGLDRPLLERYGHWLGNALSGEFGYSRLYQQPVGDILLPRLAATLQLLGTSTVLALLLAIPLGILAASRPNSLSDYGINLISFAGISVPPFWLALMLIAYIAVPISWVPAGGTAEPGSGLLETLRYMMLPVLALTLAEIGGFTRFMRGAMLQTLGQDYIRTARAKGASAPRRLFGHALRNALLPMVTVIALSFGTLFSGALITEAIFGWPGMGVMIYEAIMGNDYNLALIGLMIATAFTLLANIAADLAYAALDPRIVSRHQEETS; encoded by the coding sequence ATGTTGAACTACGCGGCAAGACGGCTGGCGGAAAGCCTGCTCGTACTGCTGGTCGTCTCCTTTGTCAGCTATGTCCTGATCGGACTCATGCCCGGGGATCCCGTCGACCTGATGTTCGCGGACGACCCCGAAATTACCGCCGAGGACATCGCCCGCCTCAAGGCGCTCTATGGCCTCGACCGCCCCCTGCTGGAACGCTACGGCCATTGGCTCGGCAACGCCCTGTCGGGGGAATTCGGCTATTCCAGGCTGTATCAGCAGCCGGTCGGAGACATCCTGCTGCCCAGATTGGCAGCCACACTGCAATTGTTGGGAACCAGCACGGTGCTGGCGCTTCTGCTCGCCATTCCTTTGGGAATCTTGGCGGCCTCCCGGCCGAATTCCCTCTCCGACTATGGGATCAATCTGATCAGTTTCGCCGGAATTTCCGTGCCGCCTTTCTGGCTCGCCCTGATGCTGATCGCCTATATCGCGGTTCCCATAAGCTGGGTGCCGGCGGGCGGCACCGCGGAACCCGGTAGCGGCCTGTTGGAAACCTTGCGTTACATGATGCTGCCGGTTCTGGCGCTTACCCTGGCGGAGATCGGCGGTTTCACCCGTTTCATGCGCGGCGCCATGCTGCAGACGCTGGGGCAGGACTATATCCGGACGGCACGGGCGAAGGGCGCATCGGCCCCGCGCCGCCTGTTCGGGCACGCACTGCGCAATGCGCTTCTGCCGATGGTTACGGTCATCGCGCTCAGTTTCGGGACCCTATTCTCGGGCGCGCTGATAACCGAGGCGATCTTCGGCTGGCCGGGCATGGGCGTCATGATCTACGAGGCGATCATGGGCAACGATTACAATCTGGCCCTGATCGGCCTGATGATCGCCACTGCGTTCACCCTGCTGGCCAATATCGCCGCCGACCTGGCCTATGCGGCCCTCGACCCCCGGATCGTCTCACGACATCAGGAGGAAACGTCGTGA
- a CDS encoding peptide ABC transporter substrate-binding protein, which translates to MATNRKRLGVALIGAALSMMLVTSGAAAATKERLTIGLSQYPATLSPVFETMMAKAYVLAMTRRPITAYDQDWEPICLVCTALPSVEDGTAVWKTAENGNPGIAISYTLHPDAVWGDGTPVTTDDVLLSVDIGQDPQTGALNAELFRRIERVDVQDDKTFTLHLNKRTCSFESISGLALLPSHIERPIYEADPESYRRRTAYDADPTNPGLWFGPYRIARVAVGQSILLERNPEWWGPEPYFDEIEIRAIQNTSALIANLLAGDIDMIAGELGLQVDQALSFESRNGDDFQFIYRPGLVYEHIDVNLDNPALADLRVRQALIHAIDRKAISEQLFQGKQPVAHGNVNPLDKWYDPDVPKYDYDPQKAVELLKAAGWEAGADGIREKDGQRLTIPFQTTAENKTRELVQQVIQNQWRAIGIEAELKNQPPRVFFSETVTKRAFEGVAMYAWLSAPESVPLTTLHSSQIPTEQNAWQGQNYPGYASPEMDQTIDRLETDCADEDQRALWSDLQKRYAEDLPVLPLYFRAEPYILPKNLTGLRPTGHQFPSSLWVEEWRLTE; encoded by the coding sequence ATGGCGACGAATAGGAAGCGTCTTGGCGTAGCGCTGATTGGCGCCGCCCTATCGATGATGCTGGTGACCTCCGGCGCAGCCGCCGCGACCAAGGAGCGGCTGACAATAGGCCTGAGCCAGTATCCGGCAACGCTGAGCCCGGTTTTCGAAACCATGATGGCGAAGGCCTATGTACTGGCCATGACGCGTCGTCCGATCACGGCCTACGATCAGGACTGGGAACCGATCTGCCTGGTCTGTACCGCACTGCCCTCTGTGGAGGACGGCACGGCGGTCTGGAAAACCGCGGAGAACGGCAATCCGGGGATCGCGATTTCCTATACGCTGCACCCTGACGCCGTTTGGGGGGACGGGACGCCCGTCACGACCGACGACGTCCTGCTGTCCGTCGATATCGGCCAGGACCCGCAGACCGGCGCCCTGAATGCCGAGCTCTTTCGGCGGATCGAGCGGGTCGACGTCCAGGACGACAAGACCTTCACCCTGCATCTGAACAAGCGGACCTGCAGTTTCGAGAGCATTTCCGGCCTGGCCCTGCTACCGAGCCATATCGAACGGCCGATCTATGAAGCCGACCCGGAATCCTATCGCCGTCGCACGGCCTATGACGCCGATCCCACCAACCCGGGACTGTGGTTCGGACCGTACCGCATTGCCCGCGTGGCCGTCGGCCAGAGCATCCTGCTGGAGCGCAATCCCGAATGGTGGGGCCCGGAACCGTATTTTGACGAGATCGAGATCCGCGCGATCCAGAACACCTCCGCCCTGATTGCCAACCTGCTGGCCGGAGATATCGACATGATTGCGGGCGAACTGGGACTTCAGGTGGATCAGGCGCTGTCCTTCGAAAGCCGCAACGGCGACGACTTCCAGTTCATTTATCGTCCGGGCCTGGTCTACGAACATATCGACGTCAATCTGGACAACCCGGCCCTGGCCGATCTCCGAGTCCGGCAGGCGCTGATCCACGCCATTGATCGCAAGGCCATCAGCGAGCAATTGTTTCAGGGCAAGCAGCCGGTCGCCCACGGCAACGTCAATCCGCTGGATAAGTGGTACGATCCGGACGTGCCAAAGTATGACTACGATCCGCAGAAGGCCGTGGAATTGTTGAAGGCCGCTGGTTGGGAAGCGGGGGCTGACGGTATCCGGGAGAAGGACGGACAGCGTCTGACGATACCGTTCCAGACGACGGCCGAAAACAAGACCCGCGAACTGGTTCAGCAGGTGATCCAGAACCAGTGGCGTGCCATTGGGATCGAAGCCGAGTTGAAGAACCAGCCGCCGCGCGTCTTCTTTTCAGAGACGGTCACCAAGCGGGCATTTGAAGGCGTGGCGATGTATGCATGGCTCAGCGCGCCCGAATCGGTCCCGTTGACCACCCTGCACTCGAGCCAGATTCCGACCGAACAGAACGCCTGGCAGGGTCAGAACTATCCCGGCTATGCCTCACCTGAAATGGATCAGACGATCGACCGGCTGGAAACCGACTGCGCGGATGAAGATCAACGCGCGCTCTGGTCCGATCTTCAGAAACGGTATGCGGAGGATCTGCCGGTCCTGCCGCTGTATTTCCGGGCGGAACCCTACATTCTGCCCAAGAACCTGACGGGGCTGCGCCCGACCGGCCACCAGTTCCCGTCCTCTCTCTGGGTCGAGGAATGGCGCCTGACGGAGTGA
- a CDS encoding orotate phosphoribosyltransferase has product MPLSTARITARILIETQSVLFRPEDPFTLTSGRASPVYVDCRRLIAFPRARRRLMKMAAATIEEKVGFESLDVVAGGETAGIPFAAWIADHLMLPMCYIRKKPKGFGRNARIEGNLEEGQHVLLVEDMATDGGSKLSFVEGIREAGATCGHTFVIFHYGIFPEGEKMLADSGVSLHSLATWWDVLACAKEEGYFAKGQAEQVEAFLHDPKGWSKAHGGKED; this is encoded by the coding sequence ATGCCCCTGTCGACCGCCCGCATCACCGCCCGCATCCTGATCGAGACACAGTCGGTTCTGTTCCGTCCGGAAGATCCGTTCACGTTGACGAGTGGCCGGGCCAGCCCGGTCTATGTCGACTGTCGCAGACTGATCGCCTTCCCGCGCGCCCGACGGCGGCTGATGAAGATGGCAGCGGCAACGATCGAGGAGAAGGTCGGCTTCGAATCCCTGGATGTCGTCGCCGGCGGTGAGACCGCCGGCATCCCCTTCGCGGCCTGGATCGCCGATCACCTGATGCTGCCGATGTGCTACATCCGCAAGAAGCCGAAGGGATTCGGCCGGAACGCCCGGATCGAGGGCAACCTCGAGGAAGGTCAGCACGTTCTGCTGGTCGAGGATATGGCGACCGACGGCGGGTCCAAACTGTCCTTCGTCGAGGGCATTCGCGAAGCCGGCGCGACCTGCGGCCATACCTTCGTGATCTTCCATTACGGCATCTTCCCCGAAGGCGAGAAGATGCTGGCCGATTCCGGTGTCTCGCTGCACAGCCTCGCGACATGGTGGGACGTCCTCGCCTGTGCCAAGGAAGAGGGTTATTTTGCCAAAGGTCAGGCAGAGCAGGTGGAAGCATTCCTTCACGATCCCAAGGGCTGGTCCAAGGCCCATGGCGGCAAGGAGGACTGA
- a CDS encoding SLAC1 anion channel family protein produces MTPDDRSVTAQGDPDDDAAEAPRGNGPAVTVKAKAKPRKAAKRKAGAKKAKAKAAAQKASPQSAKPTPADADRPAPSARKDGRPASGGDALHIPASLQHMPANLFGAGLGIAGFATAWREMSVAFGFGETPSIVLAGIACGVFVALVALYGVKTVRHFEAVKAEIRHPVQGNFFAAATMTAMILTTNLVTSLPAAATVIWAVAAIANLAVTAVIFTSWISRDVEISHVAPVWFIPIVGNLVIPIVGAPLGYTDIGWMMFAVGLLFWVILFTIVFYRLLFERQLEGPLRPSLFILIAPPSLCFIAYAVLNGGVVDGPALMFLGIALFTLLMLLPQVPTLLRLPFGLNWWSYTFPLAALSVACTLYADVADSETARVLAVAVFAVTALAVAVVTVQTIRYILAGKVFQPSEPTLPKP; encoded by the coding sequence ATGACGCCCGATGACCGTTCCGTGACCGCGCAGGGCGATCCCGATGACGATGCCGCCGAGGCGCCACGGGGCAACGGTCCGGCGGTAACGGTCAAGGCTAAAGCCAAACCCCGGAAGGCGGCCAAACGCAAAGCCGGCGCCAAGAAGGCGAAGGCCAAGGCGGCAGCGCAAAAGGCATCTCCCCAGTCAGCGAAACCAACGCCTGCGGATGCGGACCGGCCCGCCCCATCGGCCAGGAAAGACGGCAGGCCCGCGTCGGGCGGCGACGCGCTGCATATCCCCGCGAGCCTTCAGCACATGCCGGCAAACCTCTTCGGCGCTGGCCTAGGGATAGCCGGCTTTGCCACCGCGTGGCGTGAAATGTCGGTTGCTTTCGGCTTCGGCGAAACGCCTTCCATCGTGTTGGCGGGCATTGCCTGCGGGGTTTTTGTCGCACTGGTCGCCCTGTATGGGGTGAAGACCGTGCGCCATTTTGAGGCGGTCAAGGCAGAGATCCGGCATCCGGTACAGGGCAATTTCTTCGCGGCGGCAACCATGACCGCGATGATCCTGACGACAAATCTGGTGACCAGTCTTCCCGCCGCGGCCACCGTGATATGGGCCGTCGCGGCGATCGCCAATCTGGCGGTTACCGCGGTGATCTTCACCAGCTGGATTTCCCGGGATGTCGAGATCAGTCACGTCGCCCCGGTTTGGTTCATCCCGATCGTCGGAAATCTGGTCATTCCCATTGTCGGTGCCCCCCTGGGTTATACCGATATCGGCTGGATGATGTTCGCGGTCGGCTTGTTGTTCTGGGTAATCCTGTTCACGATCGTCTTCTACCGCCTGCTGTTCGAGCGCCAGTTGGAGGGGCCGTTGCGGCCGTCGTTGTTCATCCTGATCGCGCCGCCATCCCTCTGTTTCATAGCCTACGCCGTTCTGAACGGCGGCGTTGTCGACGGGCCGGCGCTCATGTTTCTGGGCATCGCCCTGTTCACGCTATTGATGCTGCTGCCGCAGGTCCCCACTTTGCTGCGCCTGCCCTTCGGCCTGAATTGGTGGTCCTACACCTTCCCGCTGGCGGCCCTTTCCGTGGCGTGCACGCTTTATGCCGACGTCGCCGACAGCGAGACCGCCCGCGTGCTTGCCGTCGCGGTCTTTGCCGTCACCGCCCTTGCCGTTGCGGTCGTAACGGTGCAAACGATCCGCTACATCCTGGCCGGCAAGGTCTTCCAACCGTCCGAACCGACCTTGCCGAAACCCTGA
- a CDS encoding DnaJ domain-containing protein — protein sequence MSFFFLGLAVLVGGLLFVNWFTTAKPKSILKGAKWTALAIAVGVVLLVLLTRNFHLIWAGLLALLPWISRFRMLRNIWKTMRGPSAGQRSEISCRFFDMHLDHDTGAMDGRIREGQFAGALLSELSMVEGRSLYEEIRTTGDAQSLRLLEAYLDRVHGADWRDGGQRQDAGDEQASDRADGPMTESEALSLLGLEAGATESEIKAAHRRLMKQVHPDAGGSAYLAAKINAAKDFLLKRR from the coding sequence ATGAGTTTCTTCTTCCTGGGCCTTGCCGTTCTGGTAGGCGGGCTGCTGTTCGTGAACTGGTTCACCACCGCCAAGCCGAAATCCATTCTCAAGGGGGCCAAGTGGACCGCCCTTGCCATTGCCGTCGGCGTTGTCCTGCTGGTTCTTCTGACCCGCAATTTTCATCTGATATGGGCGGGTCTGCTGGCGCTGCTGCCCTGGATCAGCCGGTTCCGCATGCTACGCAACATCTGGAAGACGATGCGCGGTCCCAGCGCAGGGCAACGTTCGGAGATTTCCTGCCGATTCTTCGACATGCATCTGGATCATGACACCGGCGCGATGGACGGTCGCATTCGCGAAGGACAGTTCGCCGGGGCCCTGCTTTCGGAACTGTCGATGGTCGAGGGGCGATCCCTCTACGAGGAAATCCGAACGACGGGCGATGCCCAATCCCTGCGTCTGCTGGAAGCCTATCTGGACCGGGTGCACGGCGCCGACTGGCGCGATGGCGGGCAACGGCAGGACGCCGGCGACGAACAGGCGTCGGACCGTGCCGACGGCCCCATGACGGAATCGGAGGCGCTGTCGCTACTGGGCCTCGAAGCCGGTGCCACGGAAAGCGAGATCAAGGCGGCACACCGCCGCTTGATGAAGCAGGTTCACCCCGATGCCGGCGGGTCGGCCTATCTGGCGGCCAAGATAAACGCGGCCAAGGATTTCCTGTTGAAGCGACGATGA
- a CDS encoding VWA domain-containing protein, which translates to MARPPTRSKTSGTEIDAFLEKVRNTPAPATSGRGKLIFALDATMSREPTWDTACQIQGEMFEATSAIGGLDVQLVFFRGFGECKAGKWQPDAKGLAGQMSKVRCHAGRTQIGKILAHIKRQAEASRIGAAVFVGDAFEEDIDAVCHTAGEIGLLGVPVFLFQEGPDPVAQRAFREIARLTGGAWCPFDLSSAETLKSLLSAVAVYAAGGMKALEDYGRSGRGREAVALIEQMSGRRKGNTSR; encoded by the coding sequence ATGGCAAGACCCCCGACACGATCCAAGACGTCCGGCACCGAAATCGACGCCTTTCTGGAAAAGGTACGCAATACCCCTGCGCCGGCCACATCCGGGCGCGGCAAGCTGATTTTCGCATTGGATGCGACGATGAGCCGGGAGCCGACCTGGGATACTGCCTGTCAGATTCAGGGCGAAATGTTCGAGGCCACCAGCGCCATTGGCGGGCTGGATGTCCAACTGGTGTTTTTCCGGGGCTTCGGCGAGTGCAAGGCGGGCAAGTGGCAGCCGGATGCAAAGGGGCTCGCCGGCCAGATGAGCAAGGTTCGCTGTCATGCCGGCAGAACCCAGATCGGCAAGATTCTGGCGCATATCAAACGGCAGGCCGAAGCATCCAGAATCGGCGCAGCGGTCTTCGTCGGCGACGCCTTCGAGGAAGATATCGACGCGGTCTGCCATACAGCAGGCGAAATCGGGTTGCTCGGCGTTCCGGTTTTCCTGTTCCAGGAAGGCCCTGACCCCGTGGCGCAGCGGGCTTTCCGGGAGATCGCGCGTCTGACAGGCGGGGCCTGGTGTCCCTTCGACCTGAGCAGCGCAGAGACGCTGAAATCCCTGCTGTCCGCCGTCGCGGTCTATGCGGCGGGCGGCATGAAGGCGCTGGAAGACTATGGCCGTTCCGGTCGAGGTCGCGAGGCTGTCGCGCTGATCGAGCAAATGTCCGGCCGTCGAAAAGGAAACACATCGCGATGA